In Saccharothrix violaceirubra, the following are encoded in one genomic region:
- a CDS encoding YybH family protein yields MDDIRRTIADAERHQSDLDPFVALHTEDVVVVNLAGRRVLGRAALRDAMAAALDSPLADVTTRSDVEDIRLVSPDVAIVSCLKHVSGLADELTARLTYVLVRQPDRWRIAVAQTTPITAPFAP; encoded by the coding sequence GTGGACGACATCCGCCGGACCATCGCCGACGCCGAACGCCACCAGTCGGACCTGGACCCCTTCGTCGCCCTGCACACCGAGGACGTCGTGGTCGTCAACCTCGCCGGACGCCGGGTGCTCGGCCGGGCCGCCCTCCGCGACGCGATGGCCGCCGCGCTCGACTCGCCGCTCGCCGACGTGACCACCCGGTCCGACGTCGAGGACATCCGCCTCGTCTCGCCCGACGTCGCGATCGTGAGCTGCCTCAAGCACGTCTCCGGCCTCGCCGACGAGCTGACGGCCCGGCTCACCTACGTGCTGGTCCGACAGCCCGACCGCTGGCGGATCGCGGTCGCCCAGACCACGCCGATCACCGCGCCCTTCGCGCCGTGA
- a CDS encoding MFS transporter: MRSSSLGPDFTRLITARTISSLGDGITLAAGPLLLASVTDSPTLVAGGLTALLLPWLLFSLVSGVIVDRVDRRRLVVVVDLARGAVIGALALAVLTDHVSVPLIYVCLFLLGTGETLSDNAARALVPAVVADDALPRANSRLAAVNLVVNQLGAPPLGAALFVLAAALPFGIDAVTFVVAAMIVAGVRGVPKPAPKARATVRRDIATGLRWLWRHDVLRTLCLCLALMNLTLTGGFAIMVLYTRERLGLDPSAYGLMLAASAVGGLPGTALAPALIRRFGAPALLRLGLVVEAATHLGLALTTTAWVAFATMAAFGLHAVVWNVICQTISQRAVPDELRGRVGSTMFLLTAGGSAIGALTAGLLAERFGVTAPFWLGVVAVSALVVAAWRPFGRADATATIPA, translated from the coding sequence ATGCGTTCCTCTTCCCTGGGCCCGGACTTCACCCGACTGATCACCGCCCGGACGATCTCCAGTCTCGGCGACGGCATCACCCTGGCCGCCGGTCCCCTGTTACTCGCGTCCGTCACCGACAGCCCGACGCTGGTCGCCGGCGGCCTGACGGCCCTGCTCCTCCCCTGGCTGCTGTTCTCCCTGGTCAGCGGCGTGATCGTGGACCGGGTGGACCGACGGCGACTGGTGGTGGTCGTCGACCTCGCACGCGGCGCGGTCATCGGTGCCCTCGCCCTGGCCGTGCTGACCGACCACGTGTCCGTGCCGCTGATCTACGTGTGCCTGTTCCTGCTGGGCACCGGCGAGACCCTGTCCGACAACGCGGCCCGCGCGCTCGTCCCGGCGGTCGTCGCCGACGACGCCCTGCCCCGCGCGAACTCCCGGCTCGCGGCCGTGAACCTGGTCGTCAACCAACTCGGCGCTCCCCCGCTGGGCGCGGCGCTGTTCGTCCTGGCCGCGGCCTTGCCGTTCGGGATCGACGCGGTCACGTTCGTCGTCGCCGCGATGATCGTCGCGGGCGTGCGCGGCGTGCCGAAACCCGCGCCGAAAGCCCGCGCCACGGTCCGCCGGGACATCGCGACCGGCCTGCGGTGGCTGTGGCGCCACGACGTCCTGCGCACGCTGTGCCTGTGCCTGGCCCTGATGAACCTCACGCTCACCGGCGGCTTCGCGATCATGGTCCTCTACACGCGCGAACGCCTCGGGCTCGACCCGTCCGCCTACGGTCTGATGCTCGCGGCGTCGGCCGTCGGCGGCCTGCCGGGCACCGCGCTCGCACCCGCCCTCATCCGGCGCTTCGGCGCGCCGGCCCTGTTGCGCCTCGGCCTGGTCGTCGAGGCGGCCACCCACCTCGGCCTCGCGCTGACCACGACCGCGTGGGTGGCGTTCGCGACGATGGCCGCGTTCGGCCTGCACGCCGTGGTGTGGAACGTCATCTGCCAGACGATCAGCCAGCGCGCCGTGCCCGACGAACTGCGCGGCCGGGTGGGCAGCACGATGTTCCTGCTCACCGCGGGAGGTTCCGCGATCGGCGCCCTGACCGCGGGCCTGCTCGCCGAGCGGTTCGGCGTCACGGCGCCGTTCTGGCTCGGCGTGGTCGCCGTCTCCGCGCTCGTGGTCGCGGCCTGGCGGCCGTTCGGCCGGGCCGACGCCACGGCGACGATCCCCGCCTGA
- a CDS encoding LLM class flavin-dependent oxidoreductase, with protein sequence MVEIAVNLNARSVRDMVDRAVRVADAGAARLGVWDSPVAVPECWTTLGVLAGRTTLPLGVTVTNPVTRHPVVTAAALATLAEIAAGGVFLGIGTGDSGVYNLGRRASTLADLRAYVRCVRDLLRTGRHGDLALDRVPDRPVPIIVSAHGLAALETAAEIGDAVIVGLGFSADVVAAVTEVVHRVADRTGRDPVPLWWNTGSFSVDDDPDRARAAGGWLLAAHAHHFARSGLATKAVPVEYRDPIAALGASYDLSAHGRQPEDAKRRYVDTAIGLGVWDYLCDRFLVAGTPAQVHDRIEALGERGVTRLETSTSVRGVDDLVPILNLFQSTLKLS encoded by the coding sequence ATGGTCGAGATCGCCGTCAACCTCAACGCCCGGTCCGTGCGGGACATGGTCGACCGGGCCGTGCGCGTCGCCGACGCGGGCGCCGCGCGCCTGGGCGTCTGGGACTCCCCCGTCGCCGTCCCCGAGTGCTGGACCACGCTCGGCGTCCTCGCCGGGCGCACGACGCTCCCCCTCGGCGTCACGGTCACCAACCCGGTCACCCGGCACCCGGTGGTCACGGCCGCCGCGCTCGCGACGCTGGCCGAGATCGCCGCGGGCGGCGTGTTCCTGGGCATCGGCACGGGCGACAGCGGCGTGTACAACCTCGGCCGCCGGGCCTCGACCCTGGCCGACCTGCGCGCCTACGTCAGGTGCGTGCGCGACCTGCTGCGCACCGGGCGGCACGGCGACCTCGCGCTCGACCGCGTGCCCGACCGCCCGGTGCCGATCATCGTGTCCGCCCACGGACTCGCCGCACTGGAGACCGCCGCCGAGATCGGCGACGCGGTGATCGTCGGCCTCGGGTTCAGCGCGGACGTCGTCGCCGCCGTCACCGAGGTGGTGCACCGCGTGGCCGACCGCACCGGACGCGACCCCGTGCCGCTGTGGTGGAACACCGGCAGCTTCAGCGTGGACGACGACCCCGACCGGGCGCGCGCGGCCGGTGGCTGGCTGCTCGCCGCCCACGCGCACCACTTCGCCCGTTCCGGCCTGGCGACCAAGGCCGTGCCGGTCGAGTACCGCGACCCCATCGCCGCGCTCGGCGCCTCCTACGACCTGTCCGCGCACGGCCGTCAGCCCGAGGATGCCAAGCGCCGCTACGTCGACACCGCGATCGGGCTCGGGGTCTGGGACTACCTGTGCGACCGGTTCCTGGTCGCGGGCACCCCGGCGCAGGTCCACGACCGCATCGAGGCCTTGGGCGAGCGTGGCGTGACCAGGTTGGAGACCAGTACGTCCGTGCGGGGTGTCGACGATCTCGTGCCGATCCTGAACTTATTTCAGTCAACACTGAAGTTATCGTGA